A window from Theropithecus gelada isolate Dixy chromosome 1, Tgel_1.0, whole genome shotgun sequence encodes these proteins:
- the PI4KB gene encoding phosphatidylinositol 4-kinase beta isoform X2, producing the protein MGDTVVEPAPLKPTSEPTSGPPGNNGGSLLSVITEGVGELSVIDPEVAQKACQEVLEKVKLLRGGVAVSSRGTPLELVNGDGVDSEIRCLDDPPAQIREEEDEMGATVASGTAKGARRRRQNNSAKQSWLLRLFESKLFDISMAISYLYNSKEPGVQAYIGNRLFCFRNEDVDFYLPQLLNMYIHMDEDVGDAIKPYIVHRCRQSINFSLQCALLLGAYSSDMHISTQRHSRGTKLRKLILSDELKPAHRKRELPSLSPAPDTGLSPSKRTHQRSKSDATASISLSSNLKRTASNPKVENEDEELSSSTESIDNSFSSPVRLAPEREFIKSLMAIGKRLATLPTKEQKTQRLISELSLLNHKLPARVWLPTAGFDHHVVRVPHTQAVVLNSKDKAPYLIYVEVLECENFDTTSVPARIPENRIRSTRSVENLPECGITHEQRAGSFSTVPNYDNDDEAWSVDDIGELQVELPEVHTNSCDNISQFSVDSITSQESKEPVFIAAGDIRRRLSEQLAHTPTAFKRDPEDPSAVALKEPWQEKVRRIREGSPYGHLPNWRLLSVIVKCGDDLRQELLAFQVLKQLQSIWEQERVPLWIKPYKILVISADSGMIEPVVNAVSIHQVKKQSQLSLLDYFLQEHGSYTTEAFLSAQRNFVQSCAGYCLVCYLLQVKDRHNGNILLDAEGHIIHIDFGFILSSSPRNLGFETSAFKLTTEFVDVMGGLDGDMFNYYKMLMLQGLIAARKHMDKVVQIVEIMQQGSQLPCFHGSSTIRNLKERFHMSMTEEQLQLLVEQMVDGSMRSITTKLYDGFQYLTNGIM; encoded by the exons ATGGGAGATACAGTAGTGGAGCCTGCCCCCCTGAAGCCAACTTCTGAGCCCACTTCTGGCCCACCAGGGAATAATGGGGGGTCCCTGCTAAGTGTCATCACGGAGGGGGTCGGGGAATTATCAGTGATTGATCCTGAGGTGGCCCAGAAGGCCTGCCAGGAGGTGTTGGAGAAGGTCAAGCTTTTGCGTGGAGGCGTGGCAGTCTCTAGCAGAGGCACCCCGCTGGAGTTGGTCAATGGGGATGGTGTGGACAGTGAGATCCGTTGCctagatgatccacctgcccagatcagggaggaggaagatgagatgGGGGCCACAGTGGCCTCAGGCACAGCCAAAGGAGCAAGAAGACGGCGGCAGAACAACTCAGCTAAACAGTCTTGGCTCCTGAGGCTGTTTGAGTCAAAACTGTTTGACATCTCCATGGCCATTTCATACCTGTATAACTCCAAGGAGCCTGGAGTACAAGCCTACATCGGCAACCGGCTCTTCTGCTTTCGCAATGAGGACGTGGACTTCTATCTACCCCAGTTGCTTAACATGTACATCCACATGGATGAGGACGTGGGTGATGCCATTAAGCCCTACATAGTCCACCGTTGCCGCCAGAGCATTAACTTTTCCCTCCAGTGTGCCCTGTTGCTTGGGGCCTACTCTTCAGACATGCACATTTCCACTCAGCGACACTCCCGTGGGACCAAGCTACGGAAGCTGATCCTTTCAGATGAGCTAAAGCCAGCTCACAGGAAGAGGGAGCTGCCCTCCTTGAGCCCGGCCCCTGACACAGGGCTGTCTCCCTCCAAAAGGACTCACCAGCGCTCTAAGTCAGATGCCACTGCCAGCATAAGTCTCAGCAGCAACTTGAAACGAACAGCCAGCAACCCTAAAGTGGAGAATGAGGATGAG GAGCTCTCCTCCAGCACCGAGAGTATTGATAATTCATTCAGTTCC CCTGTTCGACTGGCTCCTGAGAGAGAATTCATCAAGTCCCTGATGGCGATCGGCAAGCGGCTGGCCACACTCCCCACCAAAGAGCAGAAAACACAGAGGCTGATCTCAGAGCTCTCCCTGCTCAACCATAAGCTCCCTGCCCGAGTCTGGCTGCCCACTGCTGGCTTTGACCACCACGTGGTCCGTGTACCCCACACACAGGCTGTTGTCCTCAACTCCAAGGACAAG GCTCCCTACCTGATTTATGTGGAAGTCCTTGAATGTGAAAACTTTGACACCACCAGTGTCCCTGCCCGAATCCCTGAGAACCGAATTCGGAGTACGAGGTCCGTAGAGAACTTGCCCGAATGTGGTATTACCCATGAGCAGCGAGCTGGCAGCTTCAGCACTGTGCCTAACTATGACAACGATGATGAGGCCTGGTCGGTGGATGACATAGGCGAGCTGCAAGTGGAG CTCCCCGAAGTGCACACCAACAGCTGTGACAACATCTCCCAGTTCTCTGTGGACAGCATCACTAGCCAGGAGAGCAAGGAgcctgtgttcattgcagcagggGACATCCG ccGGCGCCTTTCGGAACAGCTGGCTCATACCCCGACAGCCTTCAAACGAGACCCAGAAGATCCTTCTGCAGTTGCTCTCAAAGAGCCCTGGCAGGAGAAAGTACG GCGGATCAGAGAGGGCTCCCCCTATGGCCATCTCCCCAATTGGCGGCTCCTGTCAGTCATTGTCAAGTGTGGGGATGACCTTCGGCAAGAGCTTCTGGCCTTTCAGGTGTTGAAGCAACTGCAG TCCATTTGGGAACAGGAGCGAGTGCCCCTTTGGATCAAGCCATACAAGATTCTTGTGATTTCGGCTGATAGTGGCATGATTGAACCAGTGGTCAACGCTGTGTCCATCCATCAGGTGAAGAAACAGTCACAGCTCTCCTTGCTCGATTACTTTCTACAGGAGCATGGCAGTTACACCACTGAGGCATTCCTCAGTGCCCAGCGAAATTTTGTGCAAAGTTGTGCTGGGTACTGCTTGGTCTGCTACCTGCTGCAAGTCAAGGACAG ACACAATGGGAACATCCTTTTGGACGCAGAAGGCCACATCATCCACATCGACTTTGGCTTCATCCTCTCCAGCTCACCCCGAAATCTGGGCTTTGAGACGTCAGCCTTTAAGCTGACCACAGAGTTTGTGGAT gtgATGGGCGGCCTGGATGGCGACATGTTCAACTACTATAAGATGCTGATGCTGCAAGGGCTGATTGCCGCTCGGAAACACATGGACAAGGTGGTGCAGATCGTGGAGATCATGCAGCAag GTTCTCAGCTTCCTTGCTTCCATGGCTCCAGCACCATTCGAAACCTCAAAGAGAGGTTCCACATGAGCATGACTGAggagcagctgcagctgctgGTGGAGCAGATGGTGGATGGCAGTATGCGGTCTATCACCACCAAACTCTATGACGGCTTCCAGTACCTCACCAACGGCATCATGTGA
- the PI4KB gene encoding phosphatidylinositol 4-kinase beta isoform X4, with translation MGDTVVEPAPLKPTSEPTSGPPGNNGGSLLSVITEGVGELSVIDPEVAQKACQEVLEKVKLLRGGVAVSSRGTPLELVNGDGVDSEIRCLDDPPAQIREEEDEMGATVASGTAKGARRRRQNNSAKQSWLLRLFESKLFDISMAISYLYNSKEPGVQAYIGNRLFCFRNEDVDFYLPQLLNMYIHMDEDVGDAIKPYIVHRCRQSINFSLQCALLLGAYSSDMHISTQRHSRGTKLRKLILSDELKPAHRKRELPSLSPAPDTGLSPSKRTHQRSKSDATASISLSSNLKRTASNPKVENEDEPVRLAPEREFIKSLMAIGKRLATLPTKEQKTQRLISELSLLNHKLPARVWLPTAGFDHHVVRVPHTQAVVLNSKDKAPYLIYVEVLECENFDTTSVPARIPENRIRSTRSVENLPECGITHEQRAGSFSTVPNYDNDDEAWSVDDIGELQVELPEVHTNSCDNISQFSVDSITSQESKEPVFIAAGDIRRRLSEQLAHTPTAFKRDPEDPSAVALKEPWQEKVRRIREGSPYGHLPNWRLLSVIVKCGDDLRQELLAFQVLKQLQSIWEQERVPLWIKPYKILVISADSGMIEPVVNAVSIHQVKKQSQLSLLDYFLQEHGSYTTEAFLSAQRNFVQSCAGYCLVCYLLQVKDRHNGNILLDAEGHIIHIDFGFILSSSPRNLGFETSAFKLTTEFVDVMGGLDGDMFNYYKMLMLQGLIAARKHMDKVVQIVEIMQQGSQLPCFHGSSTIRNLKERFHMSMTEEQLQLLVEQMVDGSMRSITTKLYDGFQYLTNGIM, from the exons ATGGGAGATACAGTAGTGGAGCCTGCCCCCCTGAAGCCAACTTCTGAGCCCACTTCTGGCCCACCAGGGAATAATGGGGGGTCCCTGCTAAGTGTCATCACGGAGGGGGTCGGGGAATTATCAGTGATTGATCCTGAGGTGGCCCAGAAGGCCTGCCAGGAGGTGTTGGAGAAGGTCAAGCTTTTGCGTGGAGGCGTGGCAGTCTCTAGCAGAGGCACCCCGCTGGAGTTGGTCAATGGGGATGGTGTGGACAGTGAGATCCGTTGCctagatgatccacctgcccagatcagggaggaggaagatgagatgGGGGCCACAGTGGCCTCAGGCACAGCCAAAGGAGCAAGAAGACGGCGGCAGAACAACTCAGCTAAACAGTCTTGGCTCCTGAGGCTGTTTGAGTCAAAACTGTTTGACATCTCCATGGCCATTTCATACCTGTATAACTCCAAGGAGCCTGGAGTACAAGCCTACATCGGCAACCGGCTCTTCTGCTTTCGCAATGAGGACGTGGACTTCTATCTACCCCAGTTGCTTAACATGTACATCCACATGGATGAGGACGTGGGTGATGCCATTAAGCCCTACATAGTCCACCGTTGCCGCCAGAGCATTAACTTTTCCCTCCAGTGTGCCCTGTTGCTTGGGGCCTACTCTTCAGACATGCACATTTCCACTCAGCGACACTCCCGTGGGACCAAGCTACGGAAGCTGATCCTTTCAGATGAGCTAAAGCCAGCTCACAGGAAGAGGGAGCTGCCCTCCTTGAGCCCGGCCCCTGACACAGGGCTGTCTCCCTCCAAAAGGACTCACCAGCGCTCTAAGTCAGATGCCACTGCCAGCATAAGTCTCAGCAGCAACTTGAAACGAACAGCCAGCAACCCTAAAGTGGAGAATGAGGATGAG CCTGTTCGACTGGCTCCTGAGAGAGAATTCATCAAGTCCCTGATGGCGATCGGCAAGCGGCTGGCCACACTCCCCACCAAAGAGCAGAAAACACAGAGGCTGATCTCAGAGCTCTCCCTGCTCAACCATAAGCTCCCTGCCCGAGTCTGGCTGCCCACTGCTGGCTTTGACCACCACGTGGTCCGTGTACCCCACACACAGGCTGTTGTCCTCAACTCCAAGGACAAG GCTCCCTACCTGATTTATGTGGAAGTCCTTGAATGTGAAAACTTTGACACCACCAGTGTCCCTGCCCGAATCCCTGAGAACCGAATTCGGAGTACGAGGTCCGTAGAGAACTTGCCCGAATGTGGTATTACCCATGAGCAGCGAGCTGGCAGCTTCAGCACTGTGCCTAACTATGACAACGATGATGAGGCCTGGTCGGTGGATGACATAGGCGAGCTGCAAGTGGAG CTCCCCGAAGTGCACACCAACAGCTGTGACAACATCTCCCAGTTCTCTGTGGACAGCATCACTAGCCAGGAGAGCAAGGAgcctgtgttcattgcagcagggGACATCCG ccGGCGCCTTTCGGAACAGCTGGCTCATACCCCGACAGCCTTCAAACGAGACCCAGAAGATCCTTCTGCAGTTGCTCTCAAAGAGCCCTGGCAGGAGAAAGTACG GCGGATCAGAGAGGGCTCCCCCTATGGCCATCTCCCCAATTGGCGGCTCCTGTCAGTCATTGTCAAGTGTGGGGATGACCTTCGGCAAGAGCTTCTGGCCTTTCAGGTGTTGAAGCAACTGCAG TCCATTTGGGAACAGGAGCGAGTGCCCCTTTGGATCAAGCCATACAAGATTCTTGTGATTTCGGCTGATAGTGGCATGATTGAACCAGTGGTCAACGCTGTGTCCATCCATCAGGTGAAGAAACAGTCACAGCTCTCCTTGCTCGATTACTTTCTACAGGAGCATGGCAGTTACACCACTGAGGCATTCCTCAGTGCCCAGCGAAATTTTGTGCAAAGTTGTGCTGGGTACTGCTTGGTCTGCTACCTGCTGCAAGTCAAGGACAG ACACAATGGGAACATCCTTTTGGACGCAGAAGGCCACATCATCCACATCGACTTTGGCTTCATCCTCTCCAGCTCACCCCGAAATCTGGGCTTTGAGACGTCAGCCTTTAAGCTGACCACAGAGTTTGTGGAT gtgATGGGCGGCCTGGATGGCGACATGTTCAACTACTATAAGATGCTGATGCTGCAAGGGCTGATTGCCGCTCGGAAACACATGGACAAGGTGGTGCAGATCGTGGAGATCATGCAGCAag GTTCTCAGCTTCCTTGCTTCCATGGCTCCAGCACCATTCGAAACCTCAAAGAGAGGTTCCACATGAGCATGACTGAggagcagctgcagctgctgGTGGAGCAGATGGTGGATGGCAGTATGCGGTCTATCACCACCAAACTCTATGACGGCTTCCAGTACCTCACCAACGGCATCATGTGA
- the PI4KB gene encoding phosphatidylinositol 4-kinase beta isoform X5: MAIGKRLATLPTKEQKTQRLISELSLLNHKLPARVWLPTAGFDHHVVRVPHTQAVVLNSKDKAPYLIYVEVLECENFDTTSVPARIPENRIRSTRSVENLPECGITHEQRAGSFSTVPNYDNDDEAWSVDDIGELQVELPEVHTNSCDNISQFSVDSITSQESKEPVFIAAGDIRRRLSEQLAHTPTAFKRDPEDPSAVALKEPWQEKVRRIREGSPYGHLPNWRLLSVIVKCGDDLRQELLAFQVLKQLQSIWEQERVPLWIKPYKILVISADSGMIEPVVNAVSIHQVKKQSQLSLLDYFLQEHGSYTTEAFLSAQRNFVQSCAGYCLVCYLLQVKDRHNGNILLDAEGHIIHIDFGFILSSSPRNLGFETSAFKLTTEFVDVMGGLDGDMFNYYKMLMLQGLIAARKHMDKVVQIVEIMQQGSQLPCFHGSSTIRNLKERFHMSMTEEQLQLLVEQMVDGSMRSITTKLYDGFQYLTNGIM, from the exons ATGGCGATCGGCAAGCGGCTGGCCACACTCCCCACCAAAGAGCAGAAAACACAGAGGCTGATCTCAGAGCTCTCCCTGCTCAACCATAAGCTCCCTGCCCGAGTCTGGCTGCCCACTGCTGGCTTTGACCACCACGTGGTCCGTGTACCCCACACACAGGCTGTTGTCCTCAACTCCAAGGACAAG GCTCCCTACCTGATTTATGTGGAAGTCCTTGAATGTGAAAACTTTGACACCACCAGTGTCCCTGCCCGAATCCCTGAGAACCGAATTCGGAGTACGAGGTCCGTAGAGAACTTGCCCGAATGTGGTATTACCCATGAGCAGCGAGCTGGCAGCTTCAGCACTGTGCCTAACTATGACAACGATGATGAGGCCTGGTCGGTGGATGACATAGGCGAGCTGCAAGTGGAG CTCCCCGAAGTGCACACCAACAGCTGTGACAACATCTCCCAGTTCTCTGTGGACAGCATCACTAGCCAGGAGAGCAAGGAgcctgtgttcattgcagcagggGACATCCG ccGGCGCCTTTCGGAACAGCTGGCTCATACCCCGACAGCCTTCAAACGAGACCCAGAAGATCCTTCTGCAGTTGCTCTCAAAGAGCCCTGGCAGGAGAAAGTACG GCGGATCAGAGAGGGCTCCCCCTATGGCCATCTCCCCAATTGGCGGCTCCTGTCAGTCATTGTCAAGTGTGGGGATGACCTTCGGCAAGAGCTTCTGGCCTTTCAGGTGTTGAAGCAACTGCAG TCCATTTGGGAACAGGAGCGAGTGCCCCTTTGGATCAAGCCATACAAGATTCTTGTGATTTCGGCTGATAGTGGCATGATTGAACCAGTGGTCAACGCTGTGTCCATCCATCAGGTGAAGAAACAGTCACAGCTCTCCTTGCTCGATTACTTTCTACAGGAGCATGGCAGTTACACCACTGAGGCATTCCTCAGTGCCCAGCGAAATTTTGTGCAAAGTTGTGCTGGGTACTGCTTGGTCTGCTACCTGCTGCAAGTCAAGGACAG ACACAATGGGAACATCCTTTTGGACGCAGAAGGCCACATCATCCACATCGACTTTGGCTTCATCCTCTCCAGCTCACCCCGAAATCTGGGCTTTGAGACGTCAGCCTTTAAGCTGACCACAGAGTTTGTGGAT gtgATGGGCGGCCTGGATGGCGACATGTTCAACTACTATAAGATGCTGATGCTGCAAGGGCTGATTGCCGCTCGGAAACACATGGACAAGGTGGTGCAGATCGTGGAGATCATGCAGCAag GTTCTCAGCTTCCTTGCTTCCATGGCTCCAGCACCATTCGAAACCTCAAAGAGAGGTTCCACATGAGCATGACTGAggagcagctgcagctgctgGTGGAGCAGATGGTGGATGGCAGTATGCGGTCTATCACCACCAAACTCTATGACGGCTTCCAGTACCTCACCAACGGCATCATGTGA
- the PI4KB gene encoding phosphatidylinositol 4-kinase beta isoform X1 produces MRFLEARSLAVAMGDTVVEPAPLKPTSEPTSGPPGNNGGSLLSVITEGVGELSVIDPEVAQKACQEVLEKVKLLRGGVAVSSRGTPLELVNGDGVDSEIRCLDDPPAQIREEEDEMGATVASGTAKGARRRRQNNSAKQSWLLRLFESKLFDISMAISYLYNSKEPGVQAYIGNRLFCFRNEDVDFYLPQLLNMYIHMDEDVGDAIKPYIVHRCRQSINFSLQCALLLGAYSSDMHISTQRHSRGTKLRKLILSDELKPAHRKRELPSLSPAPDTGLSPSKRTHQRSKSDATASISLSSNLKRTASNPKVENEDEELSSSTESIDNSFSSPVRLAPEREFIKSLMAIGKRLATLPTKEQKTQRLISELSLLNHKLPARVWLPTAGFDHHVVRVPHTQAVVLNSKDKAPYLIYVEVLECENFDTTSVPARIPENRIRSTRSVENLPECGITHEQRAGSFSTVPNYDNDDEAWSVDDIGELQVELPEVHTNSCDNISQFSVDSITSQESKEPVFIAAGDIRRRLSEQLAHTPTAFKRDPEDPSAVALKEPWQEKVRRIREGSPYGHLPNWRLLSVIVKCGDDLRQELLAFQVLKQLQSIWEQERVPLWIKPYKILVISADSGMIEPVVNAVSIHQVKKQSQLSLLDYFLQEHGSYTTEAFLSAQRNFVQSCAGYCLVCYLLQVKDRHNGNILLDAEGHIIHIDFGFILSSSPRNLGFETSAFKLTTEFVDVMGGLDGDMFNYYKMLMLQGLIAARKHMDKVVQIVEIMQQGSQLPCFHGSSTIRNLKERFHMSMTEEQLQLLVEQMVDGSMRSITTKLYDGFQYLTNGIM; encoded by the exons CTTGGAAGCTCGAAGTCTGGCTGTGGCCATGGGAGATACAGTAGTGGAGCCTGCCCCCCTGAAGCCAACTTCTGAGCCCACTTCTGGCCCACCAGGGAATAATGGGGGGTCCCTGCTAAGTGTCATCACGGAGGGGGTCGGGGAATTATCAGTGATTGATCCTGAGGTGGCCCAGAAGGCCTGCCAGGAGGTGTTGGAGAAGGTCAAGCTTTTGCGTGGAGGCGTGGCAGTCTCTAGCAGAGGCACCCCGCTGGAGTTGGTCAATGGGGATGGTGTGGACAGTGAGATCCGTTGCctagatgatccacctgcccagatcagggaggaggaagatgagatgGGGGCCACAGTGGCCTCAGGCACAGCCAAAGGAGCAAGAAGACGGCGGCAGAACAACTCAGCTAAACAGTCTTGGCTCCTGAGGCTGTTTGAGTCAAAACTGTTTGACATCTCCATGGCCATTTCATACCTGTATAACTCCAAGGAGCCTGGAGTACAAGCCTACATCGGCAACCGGCTCTTCTGCTTTCGCAATGAGGACGTGGACTTCTATCTACCCCAGTTGCTTAACATGTACATCCACATGGATGAGGACGTGGGTGATGCCATTAAGCCCTACATAGTCCACCGTTGCCGCCAGAGCATTAACTTTTCCCTCCAGTGTGCCCTGTTGCTTGGGGCCTACTCTTCAGACATGCACATTTCCACTCAGCGACACTCCCGTGGGACCAAGCTACGGAAGCTGATCCTTTCAGATGAGCTAAAGCCAGCTCACAGGAAGAGGGAGCTGCCCTCCTTGAGCCCGGCCCCTGACACAGGGCTGTCTCCCTCCAAAAGGACTCACCAGCGCTCTAAGTCAGATGCCACTGCCAGCATAAGTCTCAGCAGCAACTTGAAACGAACAGCCAGCAACCCTAAAGTGGAGAATGAGGATGAG GAGCTCTCCTCCAGCACCGAGAGTATTGATAATTCATTCAGTTCC CCTGTTCGACTGGCTCCTGAGAGAGAATTCATCAAGTCCCTGATGGCGATCGGCAAGCGGCTGGCCACACTCCCCACCAAAGAGCAGAAAACACAGAGGCTGATCTCAGAGCTCTCCCTGCTCAACCATAAGCTCCCTGCCCGAGTCTGGCTGCCCACTGCTGGCTTTGACCACCACGTGGTCCGTGTACCCCACACACAGGCTGTTGTCCTCAACTCCAAGGACAAG GCTCCCTACCTGATTTATGTGGAAGTCCTTGAATGTGAAAACTTTGACACCACCAGTGTCCCTGCCCGAATCCCTGAGAACCGAATTCGGAGTACGAGGTCCGTAGAGAACTTGCCCGAATGTGGTATTACCCATGAGCAGCGAGCTGGCAGCTTCAGCACTGTGCCTAACTATGACAACGATGATGAGGCCTGGTCGGTGGATGACATAGGCGAGCTGCAAGTGGAG CTCCCCGAAGTGCACACCAACAGCTGTGACAACATCTCCCAGTTCTCTGTGGACAGCATCACTAGCCAGGAGAGCAAGGAgcctgtgttcattgcagcagggGACATCCG ccGGCGCCTTTCGGAACAGCTGGCTCATACCCCGACAGCCTTCAAACGAGACCCAGAAGATCCTTCTGCAGTTGCTCTCAAAGAGCCCTGGCAGGAGAAAGTACG GCGGATCAGAGAGGGCTCCCCCTATGGCCATCTCCCCAATTGGCGGCTCCTGTCAGTCATTGTCAAGTGTGGGGATGACCTTCGGCAAGAGCTTCTGGCCTTTCAGGTGTTGAAGCAACTGCAG TCCATTTGGGAACAGGAGCGAGTGCCCCTTTGGATCAAGCCATACAAGATTCTTGTGATTTCGGCTGATAGTGGCATGATTGAACCAGTGGTCAACGCTGTGTCCATCCATCAGGTGAAGAAACAGTCACAGCTCTCCTTGCTCGATTACTTTCTACAGGAGCATGGCAGTTACACCACTGAGGCATTCCTCAGTGCCCAGCGAAATTTTGTGCAAAGTTGTGCTGGGTACTGCTTGGTCTGCTACCTGCTGCAAGTCAAGGACAG ACACAATGGGAACATCCTTTTGGACGCAGAAGGCCACATCATCCACATCGACTTTGGCTTCATCCTCTCCAGCTCACCCCGAAATCTGGGCTTTGAGACGTCAGCCTTTAAGCTGACCACAGAGTTTGTGGAT gtgATGGGCGGCCTGGATGGCGACATGTTCAACTACTATAAGATGCTGATGCTGCAAGGGCTGATTGCCGCTCGGAAACACATGGACAAGGTGGTGCAGATCGTGGAGATCATGCAGCAag GTTCTCAGCTTCCTTGCTTCCATGGCTCCAGCACCATTCGAAACCTCAAAGAGAGGTTCCACATGAGCATGACTGAggagcagctgcagctgctgGTGGAGCAGATGGTGGATGGCAGTATGCGGTCTATCACCACCAAACTCTATGACGGCTTCCAGTACCTCACCAACGGCATCATGTGA